Proteins from one Mycobacterium sp. HUMS_12744610 genomic window:
- a CDS encoding dTMP kinase → MLIAIEGVDGAGKRTLTDGLRKAFEAAGWSVATLDFPRYGRSVTADLAAEALHGEHGDLASSVYAMATLFALDRAGAVGEIEHLGRDHDVVILDRYVASNAAYSAARLHQDAAGEAVAWVHRLEYGRLGLPAPDWQVLLAVSAELAGRRARHRAAVEPGRQRDAYERDDGLQQRTGAVYAGLAAAGWGGCWQVVEADVDPARLAATLRAPQAGN, encoded by the coding sequence GTGCTGATCGCGATCGAAGGGGTCGACGGCGCCGGCAAGCGGACGCTGACCGACGGGCTGCGCAAGGCGTTCGAGGCCGCCGGCTGGTCGGTGGCCACGCTGGACTTCCCGCGCTACGGGCGATCGGTGACCGCGGACCTCGCCGCGGAGGCGTTGCACGGCGAGCACGGCGACCTCGCGTCGTCGGTCTACGCGATGGCGACGCTGTTCGCGCTCGACCGCGCGGGGGCCGTCGGCGAGATCGAGCACCTGGGCCGCGATCACGACGTGGTGATCCTGGATCGCTACGTCGCCTCCAACGCGGCCTACAGCGCCGCGCGGCTGCACCAGGACGCCGCGGGGGAGGCGGTCGCGTGGGTGCACCGGCTCGAATATGGCCGGCTGGGGTTGCCCGCGCCGGACTGGCAGGTGCTGCTCGCGGTGTCCGCCGAACTCGCCGGGCGGCGGGCGCGCCACCGGGCCGCCGTCGAGCCGGGCCGGCAGCGCGATGCCTACGAGCGCGACGACGGGCTGCAGCAGCGCACCGGCGCGGTGTATGCCGGGCTGGCCGCCGCGGGCTGGGGTGGGTGCTGGCAGGTGGTCGAGGCGGACGTCGATCCGGCCCGTCTGGCGGCGACGCTGAGGGCTCCGCAGGCCGGAAATTGA